The Pontibacter korlensis sequence ACGGACGACCACAGGAGCAGTATAAAAAAGGCCATATAGCAGGTGCCATCAACATCCAGAACGGAGATAAATTTGAGACCTGGCTGGGCAGCATCGTGGGGCCGGACGAAAAGTACTACTTAGTCGCAGCGTCAGAAGAAGCCTTGAACCAGCTAATGGAGAAAGCAGCTAAGATTGGCTATGAACAGCTAGTGGAAGGGGCCTTTGTGTACGACAAGGAAGGCGGTAAAGCAAGCGAGGCTTTCAATAAAGAGGCTTTCAAGGCTGAAGAGAAAAACTTTACTGTGGTTGACATCCGCAACAGCAGTGAGACAAAGGCCGGCAAGTTCTTTCAGCAAGCCATCAGCATTCCTTTGCCTGAACTGCGGGAACGAGCCAGGGAGATTCCGACAGACAAGCCCGTGGTGGTGCACTGTGCCGGAGGATACCGCTCTGCAGCCGGAAGCAGTATTCTGGAAAGCCTGCTCCCGGTGGAAGTACTGGATATGAGTGAGGCGGTGACAGAGTTGAAGAACAAATAGAGCTTTCAAAGGAGGCGCTTCCAAAAGGCGCCTCCTTCTTTTACAGGTCTCCCTCTTTCCCTTCAGCTGGCATGAGGGTAGAATGTCTATCCAGGAGGCTGATACACCTGCCAGACATGAAGCTGCAGGCTATTGAGTGTGATAAATGTCACTGTGCCGCAGCAGGGCATGCGCTACCTTTGTATCAATATTTACAGGTATCTGAATTAAGAGCAGACATGAATCATAATAAGCACATAAAAACAAATACCAAAGAATGGAAAGTTTAATTGAATGGATGAGCCAACCGTGGCCCTGGTATGTGGCGGGCCCACTGATTGCCTTCACAATGGTGCTGCTGCTGTTTGTCGGCAAAAGCTTTGGTGTGTCGGACACCCTGAGGACAACCTGCGCCATTGGGGGAGGGGGTAGGGTGAGTGACTTCTTTGACTTTGACTGGAGAAAACAGGTCTGGAACCTCATTTTCGTGCTGGGCGCTGTCATCGGCGGGTTTATCGCCTCTACCTGGCTGCAGCAGCCTGAGCCGATTCCGCTTGCGCAGGACACGGTGATGAAGCTGCAGGAGCTGGGCATCAGCAACCCGGGGGCTGACTACCTGCCGGAGGAAATCTTCAGCTGGGAGAGCCTCTTTACGCTGCGGGGCTTCGTGATGCTGGTCATCGGTGGGTTCCTCATTGGTTTCGGGGCACGCTATGCGGGGGGATGTACCTCCGGGCATGCCATCAGCGGCCTGAGCAACCTGCAGGTCCCTTCGCTGATTGCCGTGGTAGGCTTCTTTATCGGGGGCCTTATCATGACCTACCTGCTGCTCCCGGTTATACTTACACTTTAAAGCGAAAGACAATATGAAGTTTTTAACCTATCTGTCAATCGGTACCTTGTTTGGTATCATCATGACAAAGTCGCAGGCCATCTCCTGGTACAGAATCTATGAGATGTTCCGCTTCGACGCCTTCCACATGTACGGCATCATCGGGTCAGCCGTCATTTTGGGCATCATCAGCGTGGCGCTTATCAAGAAATACAAATTCAAGTCAACAGAGGGTACGCCAATTACTTTCTCGCCGAAGAACATGAGCATTCCCCGCTACCTCTTTGGCGGCACCATCTTCGGACTGGGATGGGCCATGACGGGTGCCTGCCCTGGCCCGATTTACACGCTGATTGGGAATGGGTACAGTGTGATACTGGTGGTGCTGTTTAGCGCCATCCTGGGCACGATGGCCTATGGTATTCTTAGAAAAAGGCTTCCTCATTAGGGGAAGCTTTTTCTTTGTTGTGGTTTCAAGTTCGTCTCATGAGGCAGCCAGCACCAGTCGTGTTATTTGGGCCTCCCGTGAAGCGGGAGGCCTTTATTTTGTCATAAGTCACTAGTGGGACAACCTCACCCTTCTTCCTGAATGTTGACAGCACCCACTGGCTTTACCCTGCAGGTATGCTTTTAATGCCGCTTCCATCCCTCCGCTTTCCTGTGTGATATAAGTCACTGTACCCGCCTGCAGGCTTCTCTATCTTTGTAGTACAAAATAAGACAACACAGAGAATGGAAATTTTAGGATACATCGCGGCCCTTGTTATCGGGCTTTCATTGGGGCTCATTGGCGGGGGAGGCTCTATCTTGACGGTACCGGCCCTGGTTTACCTGCTGGGTCTGAGCCCCGTCATCTCAACAGCCTATTCGCTCTTTATCGTGGGGCTCACCAGCTTAGTAGGGAGCTATAAATTCTACAAAAGAGGACTGGTCAGCCTCAAGACAGCGCTGGTTTTCGGGCTTCCATCCATTGTGGCGGTATATGCCACGCGCCGCTACATTGTGCCGGCCATCCCGGAGAGCATCTTCACGATTGGCGGTTTTGAAGTGACAAAGGGTATTATGCTCATGCTGCTGTTTGCCGGTCTCATGGTCTTTGCCTCCATCAGCATGATCAGGCAAGACAAGAAGCCAAGCGGCACTGCCGACGAGAACATAGACCACGACATTTTAGATGAAAACGGCAAGCCATCCAAGGCCACAGAACCGAAGTTCAACTATGGCGGCATTCTGGCCGAAGGGGCCGTGGTGGGCACGCTGACAGGCCTGGTGGGGGCAGGGGGCGGCTTCCTGATCATTCCGGCGCTGGTGCTCTTCAGCAAGCTGGACATGAAGCTGGCAGTGGGTACTTCCCTGCTTATCATCGCGGCAAAGTCACTGTTCGGGTTTATCGGCGACATCTACAACTATGAGATTGACTGGGCCTTCCTGGTTGTATTCTCAGCGCTCTCCATTGTCGGCATCTTCTTGGGGTCTTTCCTGTCCACGAAGGTGCAGGCAGACAGGCTCAAGACGGCCTTCGGCTGGTTTGTGCTGGTGATGGGCGTTTACATCATCGGAAAAGAGTTGTTCTTTTAATGGCGGAGCATGCGTCCCTGCTGTGTAACTAATGTCACTGAACGGGGGCCTGACAGCGCGTACCTTTGTAGAGTATTGAGTTTTAAACCAAATAATGAGATAAAAGCCATGTTCAATATTTTTAAATCCGCTCCCAAGAACTACGAAGACCTGGACGGGAGCACATTCAAATCAAAGTTTCAAGCTTCACCGAAGGCCGAGCTGCTGGACGTGCGAACTTCTGGGGAATACAGCGCGGGAACCATTAAAGGAGCCACGAACCTTGACGTGACCTCCCCACAGTTCCAGCCGGCACTAAAGACGCTGGACAAGGACAAGGAGTACTATGTGTTCTGCCGCAGTGGCAACCGGAGCGGCTCGGCTTGCCAGATGCTCTCAGACCAGGGGTTCAAGGCCTATAACCTGGCCGGTGGCGTGGGGGCCTGGCCACACTAGATAAAGCGAGAGCGTATAACAGGTAACGCGGAGAGCCTTCGGTTGAACTCAGAAGGCTCTCCGCGTTACCTGTTAAGCAAAAGATACGCAGGAGGTTTGGCAAACGAGCCATTTTTAGCGGCTACCGGTATCAAAGGGCCGCTCTCCTGAGCTACCGGTATTTACCTGGGATTTTTAAATAATGGGAAGAATGGAAGAAGCGAAATTGGGCTTAAAGGAGAACGCAGCGCAGTTCTGGCTGCTGGTGCTCATCAATGGCTTTGTGGGTGCGATGGTAGGGTTGGAGCGTTCCGTTATTCCGGAGTTTGCCGAATCCGCTTTCGGCATCAGCGGGCATACGGCGCTTCTTTCCTTTATCGTAGCCTTCGGTCTTGCCAAGTCTCTGGCCAATCTCATGATGGGCCGTCTGGCGACAAGGTATACCCGAAAGCAGTTGCTGCTCACAGGCTGGTTGTTTGCACTGCCGGTACCGTGGCTGTTGCTGTATGCGGACAGCTGGGGGTGGGTTATCTTTGCTAACCTGCTGCTGGGGCTAAACCAGGGATTTGCCTGGTCGGCTACGGTGGTGATGAAAATAGACCTGGTCGGGGAGAGGAACCGCGGACTGGCGATGGGCATCAATGAGTTCGCCGGTTACCTGGCCGTGGGGCTGGTGGCGTTTCTGGCGGGGTACATTGCCTCCGCCACGGGAGAGGTCACGTACGCGTTCGTGCCGGGCATCGGTTTCTCCATAGCGGGCTTGCTGCTGACTGTCTTCTTCCTCCGTGACACGCACGGACACGTAAAAATGGAGGCAGCGCAAACCACTATTCCCTTACTCGGCAGCATCTGGAAAGACACAACCTGGCGCCATGCCAACCTGGGCTCTGTCACGCTCAATGGTTTTGTGAACAACCTGAACGACGGGATGCTGTGGGGCCTGCTGCCGGTCTTGCTGGTCACAAAGGGCTACTCACTGGCAGAGATAGGTTTACTGGCGGGTATTTACCCTGTGGTGTGGGGGCTGGGGCAGCTAGTGACGGGCAGGCTCGGGGACATATACTGCAAAAAGCAGCTGCTTACTTTGGGCATGCTGCTACAGGGAATGGCTGTTGCGCTTTTGCTTTTCTCCGGTTCCTACGCTGTATTGGTAACAGCACTTGTTGTGCTCGGTGCCGGTACGGCCCTGGTGTACCCGAACTTCCTGTCGGTGGTGGCCGAAAACACGCACCCAAACCAGCGTCCGCAGAGCCTGGGTATTTTCCGGTTCTGGCGCGACTTCGGCTATGTGGCAGGGGCCGTGGCAGCGGGGTTGTTCAGTGACCTGTTTGGTTTGGAGGCAGTACTGCTGGGCACTGCCCTGCTTACAATTGGCGCAGGCGTTCTATCCGAAGTGCGAATGTGCTGCACCAAGAAGATGCTTTGGCAAAGCAAAGCGTGTGCTCCTAACCTATGCTGAGAGGTGTAAAAGTATAAGATTTGCAGGAACAAACTGGACTTCTGTCAGGCAATTACCAGTAATTGTTACATATCTAACTGCTTACTACTGTGCATCAGGCTGTAGTGGCGGGAGGATGGAGGGTAGCGGCATCAGTTTTGAAGAAAAAGCAGCCGCCGCCAGATTATGACTGTTGGCGCTTTCAATACTGCCGGTTTAGATGTTATTTCGCTCACACAAAACACGCTTTACACGTTTAGGAAAACCTCATATGACAACAGAACTACGTAGCGCCATCCTGGCTGTTGCCCTTGGTCTTGCACTTGCTTCCTGCAACGGGCAGGTGGCAGAGCAGAAAGCTCCGGAACAGGAAAGCCATCATGCCACCGCGCATGAGGCAAACGCGCAGGATGGGGCGCTGGCCATACAGGCACAGGCTGAACCTGATACCCTGAAGGGCAGCCTGAAAGCCGAGGCGCACGGACAAATAGGGCCTGCCCATCTAACGGTTGCCTACCATTCTCCTGCCGTGCGCGGCAGAGTGATATGGGGCGGCCTGGTGGCCCATAACCAGGTGTGGGTAACGGGGGCACATTCGGCTACTAGCCTGCAGACGGACCAGCCGGTCACGATAGGAGGGCAGCCGTTGCCGGCAGGGAAGTACGCGCTCTTCACCATTCCGGGGGAGAAGGAGTGGACGGTGATCATCAACAAAAACTGGGAGCAGCACCTGGCAGACGATTACTCGGAAGCAGAAGACGTGGTACGTTTCACTGTGACACCTGAGAGATTGGAGCAGCACCAGGAGCGGTTGCGCTATCAAATCGTACCCCAGCGTGATGCGCAGGGAGCGGTTGTCATGACATGGGACAAGCTAAAACTGTCGCTTCCGGTGGGCGTATAGCGCAAACTTTGTACTCAATCCCAAGCTAAGGAGTATGCGTTGCAACATTTTAATTATAAGGACTTAACTAATCATGCTTTCTGTGAAAACAGCCACTGGAAGCGTATAAGCACTGGTTAGTGCTCTTTAAGAATAGTTTTCCTCTTCCTGCAAAGGAACTTGCCCAAGCTCTCCGGTTATGAAGACTGCGGTGCTTTTTCATAAGCCTGCTTTATCCTATTACCGGCTGAAAATATCCTGTCTGCTGCCACTCCGTATAGCAGAACCTGACTGTCATTCACTAAACATCAGGATAATGGAAGAGAACAAGCACAAGGATAACAAAGGGCAGCACAGCGGCGGCATGGGCATGCGCGGCGTTACGCGCCCGATGGCCGAAAAGGAAATCCGCCAGCACAACCAGAACATGCATGGCGACAGCGAAAACCATGCGAGTGGTGGTCATGATCAGAAGCAGGACAAGAAAAAGGGCATGATGATGTCGGAGGACATGCGCAAGCAGATGCTGCACATGCACCACATGCAGACGCTGTGGGTCTACTGGATGATCATTATACTTGGGGCCTGGGTGCTGCTCTCGCCGCTCACCTTCGACTACGGTATCGGCACGGTGGAGCCTTCGGGCGGCAGGAGCGTGTGGCTCACCATGGAGCAGCGCATCCAGTTTATGAAGTGGAGCGATATTATCAGCGGAGTCTTGCTGATGTTCTTCGGCTGGCGCGGGCTCACGCCCAACCGCCCCGTCAGCCTCTGGATCTGCTGCTTTATCGGTATCTGGCTTACCATGGCACCGCTGCTGTTCTGGGCACCAACGGCGGTGGCCTACCTGAACGACACCATGGTGGGCGCGCTCATCATTGCCCTGACCATACTCATACCCGGCATGCCCAACATGATTATGTACATGAAAATGGGCCCCGACACGCCCCCCGGCTGGAGCTACAACCCCTCCAGCTGGCCTCAGCGCTGGATCATGATGGTGCTGGGCCTCGTTGGGTGGGTGGTGTCGCGCTACCTGGCCGCTTTCCAGCTGGGCTACATCGACTCTGTTTGGGACCCCTTTTTCGGGCAGCAGAGCGAGCAGGTGCTAAACTCGGCCATGTCGCACAGTATGCCTGTTTCCGATGCGGGCCTGGGTGCTATTGCTTATACTTTCGAGTTCCTGATGGGCTGGATGGGAGCCCCGAGCCGCTGGCGTACGATGCCTTGGATGGTGGCCATTTTTGGTATACTAGTTATTCCGTTGGGCATGGTGCACATCTTCCTAGTAATAAGCCAGCCTATTATTGTGGGTGCTTGGTGCACGTTCTGCCTGCTGGCCGCCGCTATCATGATTCCGATGATCCCGCTGGAAGTGGACGAGGTAATTGCCATGGGGCAGTTCATGAAAAAGAAGGTAAACCAGGGTGAAAGCTTCTGGAAAGTGTTCTGGAAAGGCGACACCATAGAGAGCGATGCAAAGGACGAGGCACCGGAGATGATGGCGTTCCCGCAGAAGCCGGGACCGGTATACAGCGCCTCCATCTGGGGCATCAGCTTCCCGTGGACGTTGACCGTAGCCATGCTGCTTGGCATCGCCATGGTGTTTGCGCCAGCCGTTTTCGGAGTGCAGATACAGGAAACCGTGGCCGATATTTTCCATTTGGCAGGCTCGCTGGTGGTGGTTACTTCTATTTTCTGCATGGGGGAGCCTTTGCGCAGGGGGCGCTACTTCAACATATTGCTGGGGCTTACAGTGGCCGTGGCGCCGTGGTTTTTGAACAACAGTCCTGTCGGCTTAAGTATAACAGGCGTTGTATTAGGATTGGCAGTAGCGGCACTATCACTTCCGCTGGGGCCTAAAACACAAAATTATGCAGGCTGGGATGCGTACATCAAGTAGAGAGAAAGAGCTTAATGAGCAGGGCTTACTGCCGGACGAGGAGATAGCGGCACAGGTGCGCGACCTGTTGTACCGGAACATGATCAGCGGGCAGCGGGAAGGTTTTGATTACCATTATACCAAACCGTCCCCGGGCACTTATCCTTACCAGTACTTCTGGGACACCTGTTTTCATGTGTTCATACTTCTGGCGATGGACGAAGTGGACATGGCCAAAAAACACATGCGCAGCCTGTTCCAGATGCAGACCCCCGATGGCTTCGTCGGGCACATGAGCTACTGGAAACGCCTTTGGCCCGCCCGCATCACCGATATTTTTCAGCTCCGGCCCAAGGATGCGCTGCGGGTATACAAACCCCACATGTCGGCACTGGTGCAGCCGCCACTAGCCGCTCAGGCCGTGTTGCGCATTTACCAATACGCTCCAGATCAGCACTTCTTAAATGAGATGCTGCCCAGGTTAAAGTCTTACTATAACTGGCTGCGGCGCAACCGCGACTTTGAGGGAGAAGGACTGCTTTCCATTATCTCTCCCTACGAGTCGGGCCTGGACTGGAAGGCAAGCTTTGACTCTGTGCTAAAGTATGATAAGGGGTTGGCGGGGCCGCAGTTGTTTTGGAAGGTACTGCAGGTG is a genomic window containing:
- a CDS encoding MFS transporter — protein: MEEAKLGLKENAAQFWLLVLINGFVGAMVGLERSVIPEFAESAFGISGHTALLSFIVAFGLAKSLANLMMGRLATRYTRKQLLLTGWLFALPVPWLLLYADSWGWVIFANLLLGLNQGFAWSATVVMKIDLVGERNRGLAMGINEFAGYLAVGLVAFLAGYIASATGEVTYAFVPGIGFSIAGLLLTVFFLRDTHGHVKMEAAQTTIPLLGSIWKDTTWRHANLGSVTLNGFVNNLNDGMLWGLLPVLLVTKGYSLAEIGLLAGIYPVVWGLGQLVTGRLGDIYCKKQLLTLGMLLQGMAVALLLFSGSYAVLVTALVVLGAGTALVYPNFLSVVAENTHPNQRPQSLGIFRFWRDFGYVAGAVAAGLFSDLFGLEAVLLGTALLTIGAGVLSEVRMCCTKKMLWQSKACAPNLC
- a CDS encoding DUF2911 domain-containing protein, whose translation is MTTELRSAILAVALGLALASCNGQVAEQKAPEQESHHATAHEANAQDGALAIQAQAEPDTLKGSLKAEAHGQIGPAHLTVAYHSPAVRGRVIWGGLVAHNQVWVTGAHSATSLQTDQPVTIGGQPLPAGKYALFTIPGEKEWTVIINKNWEQHLADDYSEAEDVVRFTVTPERLEQHQERLRYQIVPQRDAQGAVVMTWDKLKLSLPVGV
- a CDS encoding sulfite exporter TauE/SafE family protein produces the protein MEILGYIAALVIGLSLGLIGGGGSILTVPALVYLLGLSPVISTAYSLFIVGLTSLVGSYKFYKRGLVSLKTALVFGLPSIVAVYATRRYIVPAIPESIFTIGGFEVTKGIMLMLLFAGLMVFASISMIRQDKKPSGTADENIDHDILDENGKPSKATEPKFNYGGILAEGAVVGTLTGLVGAGGGFLIIPALVLFSKLDMKLAVGTSLLIIAAKSLFGFIGDIYNYEIDWAFLVVFSALSIVGIFLGSFLSTKVQADRLKTAFGWFVLVMGVYIIGKELFF
- a CDS encoding vitamin K epoxide reductase family protein; this translates as MEENKHKDNKGQHSGGMGMRGVTRPMAEKEIRQHNQNMHGDSENHASGGHDQKQDKKKGMMMSEDMRKQMLHMHHMQTLWVYWMIIILGAWVLLSPLTFDYGIGTVEPSGGRSVWLTMEQRIQFMKWSDIISGVLLMFFGWRGLTPNRPVSLWICCFIGIWLTMAPLLFWAPTAVAYLNDTMVGALIIALTILIPGMPNMIMYMKMGPDTPPGWSYNPSSWPQRWIMMVLGLVGWVVSRYLAAFQLGYIDSVWDPFFGQQSEQVLNSAMSHSMPVSDAGLGAIAYTFEFLMGWMGAPSRWRTMPWMVAIFGILVIPLGMVHIFLVISQPIIVGAWCTFCLLAAAIMIPMIPLEVDEVIAMGQFMKKKVNQGESFWKVFWKGDTIESDAKDEAPEMMAFPQKPGPVYSASIWGISFPWTLTVAMLLGIAMVFAPAVFGVQIQETVADIFHLAGSLVVVTSIFCMGEPLRRGRYFNILLGLTVAVAPWFLNNSPVGLSITGVVLGLAVAALSLPLGPKTQNYAGWDAYIK
- a CDS encoding rhodanese-like domain-containing protein; this encodes MSFKPNNEIKAMFNIFKSAPKNYEDLDGSTFKSKFQASPKAELLDVRTSGEYSAGTIKGATNLDVTSPQFQPALKTLDKDKEYYVFCRSGNRSGSACQMLSDQGFKAYNLAGGVGAWPH
- a CDS encoding YeeE/YedE family protein gives rise to the protein MESLIEWMSQPWPWYVAGPLIAFTMVLLLFVGKSFGVSDTLRTTCAIGGGGRVSDFFDFDWRKQVWNLIFVLGAVIGGFIASTWLQQPEPIPLAQDTVMKLQELGISNPGADYLPEEIFSWESLFTLRGFVMLVIGGFLIGFGARYAGGCTSGHAISGLSNLQVPSLIAVVGFFIGGLIMTYLLLPVILTL
- a CDS encoding YeeE/YedE family protein; its protein translation is MKFLTYLSIGTLFGIIMTKSQAISWYRIYEMFRFDAFHMYGIIGSAVILGIISVALIKKYKFKSTEGTPITFSPKNMSIPRYLFGGTIFGLGWAMTGACPGPIYTLIGNGYSVILVVLFSAILGTMAYGILRKRLPH